From Arthrobacter sp. FW306-2-2C-D06B, a single genomic window includes:
- a CDS encoding YggT family protein codes for MGIVFGLLYIALLLFLVTLVIRLVFDLVQMFARQWRPRGGALVAAHVVYSVTDPPLRRIRRLIPPLQLGGVSLDLAFLIVFIVVSIAMGFVYTLA; via the coding sequence GTGGGCATAGTTTTCGGCCTTTTGTACATTGCATTGCTGCTGTTCCTGGTCACCCTCGTCATCAGGCTCGTTTTCGATCTGGTGCAGATGTTTGCGCGGCAGTGGCGGCCCCGGGGCGGAGCCCTGGTTGCCGCGCACGTGGTCTATTCCGTGACTGATCCGCCCTTGAGGCGGATCCGCCGGCTGATCCCGCCACTGCAGCTTGGTGGGGTGTCCCTTGACCTGGCATTCCTCATCGTGTTTATTGTCGTCAGCATCGCGATGGGATTCGTCTACACGCTGGCGTAG
- a CDS encoding DivIVA domain-containing protein, translating into MALTPEDVVNKRFQPTKFREGYDQDEVDDFLDEIVVELRRLNQENDELRKKLGEAGNPVAASAASAPVVEKVPAPVKADKDAHAKAEAEAKAEAEKKKEPAVAAAPVPAAPSAGSPSAESAAGLLAMAQQMHDKHVADGEQQKEKIIAEAQIEASSLVNDAQDKSRKILGALEQQRSVLERKVEQLRGFERDYRSRLKAYIEGQLRDLDARGSVAAPEVGEAAAEV; encoded by the coding sequence ATGGCTTTGACGCCAGAAGACGTTGTCAACAAGCGCTTTCAGCCGACCAAGTTCCGCGAAGGCTACGACCAGGACGAGGTCGACGACTTTCTCGACGAAATCGTCGTCGAGCTGAGGCGTTTGAACCAAGAGAACGACGAGCTGCGCAAGAAGCTCGGCGAAGCCGGAAACCCAGTGGCTGCAAGCGCGGCATCGGCACCCGTGGTCGAGAAGGTGCCCGCACCGGTGAAGGCCGACAAGGACGCCCATGCCAAGGCGGAAGCCGAAGCGAAGGCCGAGGCTGAGAAGAAGAAGGAGCCGGCTGTTGCCGCCGCTCCGGTTCCGGCCGCACCTTCGGCCGGCTCGCCCTCTGCCGAGTCCGCAGCGGGTCTGCTGGCCATGGCTCAGCAGATGCACGACAAGCACGTGGCCGATGGTGAGCAGCAGAAGGAAAAGATCATTGCCGAGGCGCAGATCGAAGCTTCCAGCCTCGTCAACGACGCGCAGGACAAGTCCCGCAAGATCCTCGGTGCCCTCGAGCAGCAGCGCAGCGTTCTCGAACGCAAGGTGGAGCAGCTCCGCGGCTTCGAGCGCGACTACCGCTCCCGCCTGAAGGCCTACATCGAAGGCCAGCTGCGTGACCTGGATGCCCGCGGCTCAGTTGCGGCTCCTGAGGTCGGCGAAGCCGCCGCAGAGGTCTAG
- a CDS encoding cell division protein SepF has translation MAGALRKTMVYLGLADGDEHYESEQHMQHADEDRSVDHNREERRAPAPVREVVREVPPAAEEEYRAPVTPIKRAASSREDASGLRQITTVHPRSYNDAKIIGESFRDGIPVIMNVTDMGEGDAKRLVDFSAGLVFGLHGSIERVTSKVFLLSPSYVEVLGDDKKVSEAQATFFNQS, from the coding sequence ATGGCTGGCGCATTGCGCAAGACAATGGTTTATCTTGGGCTCGCCGATGGCGATGAACACTACGAGTCTGAGCAGCACATGCAGCATGCGGACGAGGACCGGTCTGTTGACCACAATCGTGAAGAGCGCCGCGCCCCTGCACCTGTACGTGAAGTAGTTCGTGAAGTCCCCCCTGCCGCCGAAGAGGAATACCGCGCACCCGTGACACCTATCAAGCGCGCGGCATCGAGCCGCGAAGACGCCTCCGGACTGAGGCAGATCACCACCGTCCATCCCCGTTCCTACAATGACGCCAAGATCATCGGCGAAAGTTTCCGGGACGGCATCCCCGTGATCATGAACGTCACCGACATGGGCGAGGGGGATGCCAAGCGCCTCGTCGATTTTTCCGCCGGGTTGGTCTTCGGACTCCATGGCAGCATTGAGCGCGTTACCAGCAAGGTTTTCCTGTTGTCGCCGTCGTACGTCGAAGTTCTTGGCGACGACAAGAAGGTCAGCGAAGCCCAAGCAACGTTCTTCAACCAGAGCTAG
- the ftsZ gene encoding cell division protein FtsZ produces the protein MAAPQNYLAVIKVVGIGGGGVNAVNRMIEVGLRGVEFIAINTDAQALLMSDADVKLDVGRELTRGLGAGANPDVGRQAAEDHADEIEEVIRGADMVFVTAGEGGGTGTGGAPVVARIARSLGALTIGVVTRPFTFEGRRRAGSAEAGIDALRDEVDTLIVIPNDRLLSISDRNVSVLDAFRSADQVLLSGVQGITDLITTPGLINLDFADVKSVMQGAGSALMGIGSARGEDRAVKAAELAIASPLLEASIDGAHGVLLSIQGGSDLGLFEINEAARLVQEVAHPEANIIFGAVIDDALGDEARVTVIAAGFDDVKATSPSMNQSAAQQPGQHQAPAAPDRPAPSAAPAYSAPQHVSAGVGASGLSNWGQQRPSALPADSGFDVDLPAVVEPDLSGSRTDDLDVPDFLK, from the coding sequence GTGGCAGCACCGCAGAATTACTTGGCCGTCATCAAGGTCGTCGGCATCGGCGGCGGTGGCGTGAATGCAGTTAACCGAATGATCGAAGTCGGCCTTCGCGGCGTCGAGTTCATCGCCATCAACACCGATGCCCAGGCTCTCCTCATGAGCGACGCCGACGTCAAGCTTGACGTCGGACGCGAGCTCACACGCGGCCTGGGAGCCGGCGCCAACCCCGACGTCGGACGCCAGGCCGCCGAGGACCACGCCGATGAGATCGAAGAGGTTATCCGCGGAGCCGACATGGTCTTCGTCACCGCAGGCGAAGGCGGCGGCACCGGAACCGGCGGCGCCCCCGTCGTGGCCCGGATCGCACGCTCGCTCGGAGCCCTGACCATCGGTGTCGTCACGCGGCCCTTCACCTTCGAAGGCCGCCGGCGCGCCGGTTCGGCCGAGGCTGGAATCGACGCCCTGCGCGACGAAGTCGATACCCTCATCGTCATTCCCAACGACCGCCTCCTGTCCATCAGCGACCGCAACGTCTCCGTCCTGGACGCTTTCCGTTCCGCTGACCAAGTACTCCTGTCCGGTGTCCAAGGCATCACGGACCTCATCACCACCCCCGGCCTGATCAACCTCGACTTCGCCGACGTCAAGTCGGTCATGCAGGGCGCGGGCTCCGCGCTGATGGGTATCGGCTCAGCGCGCGGAGAGGACCGCGCTGTCAAGGCCGCAGAGCTCGCCATCGCTTCGCCGCTGCTCGAAGCGTCGATCGATGGCGCCCACGGCGTCCTGCTCTCCATCCAGGGCGGTTCGGACCTGGGTCTGTTCGAAATCAACGAAGCCGCAAGGCTCGTACAGGAAGTGGCCCACCCCGAAGCCAACATCATCTTCGGTGCCGTCATTGACGACGCCCTGGGTGACGAAGCGCGCGTCACGGTCATCGCCGCCGGTTTTGACGACGTCAAGGCCACATCACCGTCAATGAACCAGTCTGCTGCCCAGCAGCCCGGTCAGCACCAGGCCCCGGCGGCCCCGGACCGTCCGGCACCCTCAGCCGCACCGGCCTATTCCGCGCCGCAGCACGTTTCCGCCGGCGTCGGCGCTTCCGGCTTGAGCAACTGGGGCCAGCAGCGCCCTTCCGCGTTGCCGGCTGACTCGGGCTTCGACGTCGACCTTCCCGCCGTCGTCGAACCGGACCTTTCGGGAAGCCGCACCGACGACCTTGATGTTCCGGACTTCCTGAAGTAG
- the murD gene encoding UDP-N-acetylmuramoyl-L-alanine--D-glutamate ligase, translated as MGGAAVSASPETKPSANDRLESLVSWDSDWKGLRVVVTGIGVSGFAAADTLIELGARVVVVDAATSAKALAQADTLKIVGAADVLLGQDAVRTLPRVDGEKPDLVVTSPGWRPDQSLLAAAKRAHVPVWGDVELAWRVRERKGRKTADWLTITGTNGKTTTVGMTEAMLQAAGLKAIAVGNVGTPILDALRDPVEYDAFAVELSSFQLHWIESLSPVASVCLNVAEDHVDWHGSYESYLADKAKIFENTQKACIYNAEQIETERMVENADVVEGCRAIGFTTLTPAVSMLGVVEGLLVDRAFIEERKSSAEELASLADLGTAAPRHMVANALAAAALVRAYGVEPAAVREGLRNYLPGDHRIQPVAKQNGVLWVNDSKATNPHAASAALSAFDHVVWIAGGLSKGVNYDDLVKSNAHRLKAVVLIGSDTADLEASLKRHAADVPVIGQPKGDTEMVQSADSAGTAAEPSPIFGDTVMAHAVESAASIAEPGDTVLMAPAAASMDQFSSYAHRGDAFIRAVRELVEGQAQTTEE; from the coding sequence ATGGGTGGTGCTGCTGTGAGCGCAAGTCCTGAAACCAAGCCTTCTGCCAACGACCGGCTCGAGAGCCTCGTCAGTTGGGATTCCGACTGGAAGGGCCTGCGCGTCGTCGTGACGGGCATCGGCGTCTCCGGTTTCGCGGCCGCCGATACCTTGATAGAACTCGGCGCCCGTGTGGTGGTTGTTGACGCCGCCACGAGCGCCAAGGCCCTCGCCCAGGCGGACACCTTGAAGATCGTCGGCGCAGCAGACGTCCTCCTCGGCCAGGACGCCGTCAGAACGCTGCCCCGCGTGGACGGTGAAAAGCCCGACCTCGTCGTGACGTCGCCGGGCTGGCGGCCGGACCAGTCACTCCTGGCAGCTGCCAAAAGGGCCCACGTACCGGTGTGGGGCGACGTCGAGCTCGCCTGGCGGGTACGCGAACGCAAGGGCCGTAAGACCGCGGACTGGCTCACGATCACGGGGACCAACGGAAAAACCACCACGGTGGGCATGACCGAAGCCATGCTGCAGGCAGCAGGGCTCAAGGCAATCGCCGTGGGGAACGTAGGCACCCCCATCCTGGACGCACTCCGTGACCCCGTGGAGTACGACGCTTTCGCGGTTGAGCTTTCCAGCTTCCAATTGCACTGGATCGAATCGCTCTCCCCGGTGGCGAGCGTCTGCCTCAACGTCGCCGAGGACCACGTCGACTGGCACGGCTCCTACGAGTCCTACCTCGCGGACAAGGCAAAGATCTTCGAGAACACCCAGAAGGCGTGCATCTACAACGCCGAGCAGATCGAGACCGAACGCATGGTGGAAAACGCCGACGTTGTCGAGGGTTGCCGGGCGATCGGTTTCACCACCTTGACTCCGGCTGTCAGCATGCTCGGCGTGGTCGAGGGCTTGCTCGTGGACCGCGCGTTCATCGAAGAGCGCAAGAGTTCCGCAGAGGAACTCGCCTCCCTGGCGGATCTGGGCACGGCTGCGCCGCGACACATGGTTGCGAACGCGCTGGCCGCGGCTGCACTGGTGCGCGCCTACGGCGTCGAACCGGCCGCAGTGCGTGAGGGGCTCAGGAACTATCTCCCCGGGGACCACCGTATCCAGCCTGTCGCCAAGCAGAACGGCGTCCTCTGGGTCAACGACTCCAAGGCGACCAATCCGCATGCTGCGTCTGCGGCCCTGTCGGCTTTCGATCACGTCGTCTGGATCGCCGGCGGCCTGTCCAAGGGCGTCAACTACGACGACTTGGTCAAAAGCAACGCGCACAGGCTCAAGGCGGTCGTGCTGATCGGCTCCGACACCGCGGACCTGGAAGCCTCCCTCAAGCGACACGCAGCGGATGTTCCCGTAATCGGGCAGCCCAAGGGCGACACTGAAATGGTGCAGTCCGCCGATTCAGCTGGTACCGCCGCGGAACCGTCTCCGATCTTCGGCGACACCGTGATGGCCCATGCTGTCGAGTCGGCAGCAAGTATCGCCGAGCCCGGCGATACCGTGCTGATGGCCCCGGCGGCTGCCTCCATGGACCAGTTCTCTTCCTACGCTCACCGTGGCGATGCTTTCATCCGGGCAGTGCGCGAGCTTGTGGAAGGCCAGGCACAGACCACCGAGGAGTAA
- a CDS encoding polyphenol oxidase family protein gives MFWWRKEVRPGISVAFSDDDAGNLALHVADNPDDVMARRARLEAAAGLGERHFQYMNQVHGKAVEFISVHGAGPTADAMVSRGQPLAVMVADCVPVVLVGDVEDESDPVLAVVHAGRPGVAADIVSATVVDMRSRGAATISAWVGPSICGACYEVPEQLRTDVAAAVPETWSTTSWGTPALDLPAGVRAQLEALGVTVEYSGECTLEAARLYSYRRNQQTGRFAGLVWTDE, from the coding sequence GTGTTTTGGTGGCGAAAAGAAGTGCGGCCCGGAATTTCGGTTGCCTTCTCCGATGACGATGCGGGCAACCTTGCACTGCACGTGGCGGACAATCCTGACGATGTCATGGCGCGCCGGGCCCGGCTGGAAGCAGCAGCGGGGCTCGGCGAACGCCATTTCCAATACATGAACCAGGTCCACGGAAAAGCCGTCGAATTCATCTCCGTGCACGGGGCCGGACCAACGGCCGACGCCATGGTGTCGAGGGGCCAGCCTCTCGCCGTCATGGTGGCCGATTGTGTCCCCGTCGTGCTAGTGGGAGACGTGGAGGACGAATCCGATCCGGTCCTTGCCGTGGTCCACGCCGGCCGGCCCGGGGTTGCAGCGGACATCGTTTCGGCCACTGTGGTGGATATGCGAAGCCGCGGTGCGGCGACCATCAGCGCCTGGGTGGGCCCTTCCATCTGCGGTGCATGCTACGAAGTTCCCGAACAATTGCGGACGGACGTAGCGGCCGCGGTCCCGGAAACCTGGTCCACAACCTCCTGGGGTACGCCCGCACTGGATCTGCCCGCCGGTGTGCGCGCCCAGCTGGAGGCCCTCGGCGTCACGGTCGAGTACTCGGGGGAGTGCACGCTGGAGGCTGCCCGGCTTTACTCGTATAGGCGCAATCAGCAAACGGGCCGATTTGCAGGCTTGGTGTGGACGGATGAGTGA
- a CDS encoding YggS family pyridoxal phosphate-dependent enzyme, translating into MSENFPAAESAAGDPRTAELRERLAAVRQRISAATAAAGRSEEPQLIVVSKFHPAEDVVRLAALGVTDVGENRDQEAAAKSAGLAGLPVRWHFIGQLQSNKAKSVAKYAFSVQSIDRPQLAEALAKAVARQQSEAGRQDLDCYIQVSLEVDGGAHRGGAAPSEVERLAESIATSDGLRLAGVMAVAPLGAPPEEAFEKLAAISRDLRRLHPDAVAISAGMSQDLEAAVQFGATHLRIGSDILGSRPRVG; encoded by the coding sequence ATGAGTGAGAATTTCCCGGCGGCTGAAAGCGCCGCGGGCGATCCACGGACCGCCGAGCTGCGCGAACGGCTCGCCGCGGTCCGCCAGCGGATTTCGGCGGCAACCGCGGCAGCCGGGCGAAGCGAAGAGCCGCAACTAATAGTCGTCAGCAAGTTCCATCCGGCAGAGGACGTAGTCCGGCTGGCGGCACTTGGCGTCACCGATGTCGGCGAAAACCGCGACCAGGAAGCGGCCGCGAAGTCTGCCGGGCTTGCCGGACTCCCGGTGCGTTGGCACTTCATCGGTCAACTGCAAAGCAACAAGGCCAAATCCGTCGCGAAATATGCGTTTTCCGTACAATCGATCGACCGTCCGCAACTCGCCGAGGCCCTTGCCAAGGCTGTTGCCCGCCAGCAATCCGAGGCCGGCAGGCAGGACCTCGACTGCTACATCCAGGTCAGCCTCGAGGTCGACGGCGGCGCCCACCGCGGCGGTGCCGCTCCGTCCGAGGTCGAACGCCTCGCCGAATCCATCGCTACCTCCGACGGGCTGCGCCTGGCCGGAGTCATGGCCGTCGCGCCGCTCGGCGCGCCCCCCGAGGAAGCGTTCGAGAAACTCGCCGCCATTTCACGGGATTTGCGGAGGCTGCATCCGGACGCCGTGGCGATATCCGCAGGGATGAGCCAGGACCTCGAAGCCGCCGTCCAATTTGGTGCGACACACCTGCGAATTGGCTCGGATATTCTCGGTTCGCGTCCGCGGGTGGGGTAG
- the murC gene encoding UDP-N-acetylmuramate--L-alanine ligase: MTQPPADIDYLGRIHFIGIGGVGMSAVARIMVARGVPVSGSDAKDLPVMDDLRSAGARIAVGYAAENLRDAQTVVAGSAIRADNPELEAARAAGLPVLHRSEALAATMGADRVVTVAGTHGKSTTTSMVAVLLKEAGLDPSFAIGANVPALGVNAAHGTSDIFVAEADESDGSFLNYRPLIAVVTNVEADHLDYYGTPEAVYASFDSFAALLPANGVLFACADDDGARALAERTRAAGNTRVLAYGTAEDADIRLHDGGPGDVLVSIDGREYRLDLQVPGRHNALNAAAAFGVAVELGVAPQAAAAALGHFTGASRRFEFKGQGRGVRVYDDYAHHPTEVRAALSAARSVAGGNKVHVLFQPHLFSRTREFAEQFAEALGEADTALVLDIYPAREDPIPGVTSTLITGRLKSGRLVAGGQEALDAVLSAAGEGDIVLTVGAGDVTAYGPRIVELLGG; this comes from the coding sequence ATGACCCAGCCCCCCGCAGACATCGATTACCTCGGCAGGATCCATTTCATCGGCATCGGCGGCGTGGGCATGTCTGCCGTCGCGCGCATCATGGTGGCCAGGGGCGTTCCGGTGAGCGGTTCCGACGCCAAAGACCTCCCCGTCATGGACGACCTCCGGTCCGCGGGGGCCCGGATCGCAGTTGGCTACGCCGCGGAAAATCTTCGTGACGCGCAGACCGTCGTCGCGGGTTCGGCCATCAGGGCGGACAATCCGGAGCTTGAAGCGGCCCGGGCGGCCGGCCTTCCGGTGCTCCACCGCTCGGAGGCCCTCGCGGCGACCATGGGCGCAGACCGTGTGGTGACCGTGGCCGGCACGCATGGCAAGTCCACCACCACCTCAATGGTTGCCGTGTTGCTCAAGGAAGCGGGCCTTGATCCGTCCTTCGCCATCGGCGCCAACGTACCTGCCCTCGGTGTCAACGCAGCGCACGGCACCTCGGACATCTTCGTTGCCGAAGCCGATGAATCGGACGGTTCTTTCCTCAACTACCGGCCCCTCATCGCCGTCGTCACCAACGTCGAGGCCGACCACCTCGACTACTACGGCACGCCTGAGGCTGTCTACGCCTCCTTCGACAGCTTCGCGGCACTCCTGCCCGCCAACGGCGTTCTTTTCGCCTGTGCGGACGACGACGGCGCCCGGGCCCTCGCGGAACGCACCCGTGCTGCGGGCAATACCCGGGTGCTGGCCTACGGGACCGCGGAGGACGCGGATATCCGCCTGCACGATGGGGGACCCGGCGACGTCCTGGTTTCCATCGACGGGCGGGAATACCGCCTTGACCTTCAAGTGCCCGGGCGGCACAACGCGTTGAACGCGGCGGCCGCGTTCGGCGTCGCAGTCGAGCTCGGCGTGGCGCCCCAGGCTGCCGCGGCCGCCCTCGGCCATTTCACCGGAGCATCGCGGCGATTCGAGTTCAAAGGACAGGGGAGGGGCGTGCGCGTCTACGACGACTACGCCCACCACCCCACGGAAGTCCGGGCCGCCTTGTCCGCTGCCCGCTCCGTGGCAGGCGGCAACAAGGTGCACGTGCTCTTCCAGCCCCACCTGTTTTCGCGCACCCGAGAGTTTGCGGAACAGTTCGCAGAGGCGCTTGGCGAGGCGGATACGGCCCTCGTGCTGGACATCTACCCTGCCCGCGAGGATCCCATTCCAGGAGTCACGAGTACCCTGATCACGGGGCGCCTCAAGAGCGGCAGGCTCGTGGCCGGCGGACAGGAAGCGCTGGACGCGGTTCTTTCCGCGGCCGGCGAGGGTGACATCGTCCTGACCGTGGGAGCCGGCGACGTGACGGCCTACGGGCCCCGGATCGTGGAGCTGTTGGGTGGCTGA
- a CDS encoding cell division protein FtsQ/DivIB codes for MADTRKPTFKPQAGTRPGVVSAERSLDDPVGGPSGSAGGKDSNVLAFPEPKGRKRRRAVITALAIIVALVAGIIVAAIYSPVFAVRTVTVDGTKLLQAGSVQKALEPVKGKPLPQISDAEIAALLKPLVQVRSVSTEARPPSELLVHVVERVPVALVKSGDNYSLVDVDGVQLGSTADTASVALPLIDGQGANQNLFRAITAVLATLPADVLAKMASASASSPDAVELKLTDGKIVVWGNADEKELKARVLQALLKAPANPKVPVNVYDVSAPRHPFTK; via the coding sequence GTGGCTGACACCAGGAAGCCCACTTTCAAGCCGCAGGCGGGCACCCGGCCCGGAGTCGTCAGTGCTGAACGCAGCCTCGACGATCCCGTCGGGGGCCCTTCGGGGTCCGCCGGCGGGAAAGACAGCAATGTGCTGGCCTTTCCGGAGCCCAAGGGACGCAAGCGGCGGCGGGCCGTGATCACGGCCTTGGCCATTATTGTGGCCCTGGTCGCCGGAATAATCGTTGCGGCGATTTACTCGCCGGTGTTCGCCGTGCGCACGGTGACGGTCGACGGCACCAAGCTGCTCCAGGCGGGGAGCGTCCAGAAGGCCCTGGAACCAGTGAAGGGAAAACCCCTTCCGCAAATCAGCGACGCCGAGATTGCCGCGCTGCTCAAGCCCCTTGTCCAAGTGCGCTCCGTCAGTACCGAAGCCCGCCCGCCGTCGGAACTCTTGGTCCACGTCGTCGAACGGGTACCCGTGGCCCTGGTCAAGAGCGGCGACAACTATTCACTGGTTGACGTCGACGGCGTCCAGCTCGGATCAACCGCCGATACCGCATCGGTTGCCTTGCCCCTCATCGATGGGCAAGGAGCCAATCAGAATCTCTTCAGGGCGATCACCGCAGTTCTTGCGACCCTCCCGGCGGATGTCCTGGCGAAGATGGCCAGTGCGTCGGCCTCGTCGCCGGACGCCGTCGAGCTCAAGCTCACAGACGGCAAGATCGTTGTGTGGGGAAATGCGGACGAGAAGGAGCTGAAGGCGCGCGTCCTTCAGGCGTTGCTCAAGGCTCCCGCCAATCCAAAAGTTCCGGTGAATGTCTACGATGTCAGCGCACCGAGGCACCCGTTCACCAAATAG
- the murG gene encoding undecaprenyldiphospho-muramoylpentapeptide beta-N-acetylglucosaminyltransferase, whose product MNSQPKPLSVVLAGGGTAGHISPLLAIADAIKSLRPDARILAVGTPNGMETRLVPAAGYELATIDRVPFPRKPSADLLKLPGRLAAAVKQAGRILDDAQADVLLGVGGYVCTPMYLAAWRRRIPIVIHEANTRAGLANRVGAMFTKHVGVAFPETRLRHARHVGMPMRKAIAGLDRAAWRADARQSLGLDAGQPALIVTGGSSGAQSINRTIAGAVAALSEAGIQTLHITGRGKAVTNDDGAPLAADGYHQVEYVDGMENVYAAADVLLARSGAATVSEVAAVGLPAVFVPLPIGNGEQALNASALVKAGAALLVDDRALTAEWLKAELIPLLTDQARLEDMASKAKELGIRNADRRMADLVLEAVTE is encoded by the coding sequence ATGAATTCCCAGCCCAAGCCCCTCTCCGTGGTCCTCGCCGGCGGAGGGACCGCCGGACACATCAGCCCCCTGCTTGCCATTGCCGATGCCATCAAGTCGCTCCGGCCCGATGCCAGGATCCTTGCCGTCGGCACACCCAACGGCATGGAAACGCGTCTCGTTCCGGCTGCCGGCTACGAGTTGGCCACCATCGACCGGGTTCCGTTTCCCCGGAAGCCTTCCGCCGACCTGCTCAAACTGCCCGGCAGGCTCGCGGCCGCTGTCAAGCAAGCCGGGCGCATTCTCGACGACGCGCAGGCGGACGTCCTCCTCGGCGTCGGCGGCTACGTCTGCACGCCCATGTATCTCGCGGCTTGGCGTCGCAGGATCCCCATCGTCATCCACGAGGCCAACACGCGTGCCGGGCTTGCCAACCGGGTAGGAGCGATGTTCACCAAACATGTGGGTGTGGCCTTCCCCGAGACCCGGTTACGGCACGCCCGCCACGTGGGGATGCCCATGCGCAAGGCCATCGCCGGTTTGGACCGGGCGGCTTGGCGCGCGGACGCCAGGCAGTCGCTCGGTCTGGACGCCGGACAGCCCGCACTTATCGTGACGGGCGGTTCCTCCGGCGCCCAGAGCATCAACCGCACCATAGCCGGAGCCGTCGCCGCTTTGTCGGAGGCCGGTATCCAGACACTGCACATCACCGGCCGCGGCAAGGCCGTGACGAACGACGACGGCGCCCCCTTGGCTGCCGACGGCTACCACCAGGTGGAATACGTGGACGGCATGGAAAACGTCTACGCGGCTGCGGACGTCCTCCTTGCCCGATCCGGCGCGGCAACCGTCAGCGAGGTGGCCGCCGTCGGGCTCCCTGCGGTCTTCGTTCCGCTGCCCATCGGAAACGGTGAGCAGGCATTGAACGCCTCCGCGCTGGTCAAAGCCGGGGCGGCGCTTTTGGTCGATGACCGGGCCCTGACCGCGGAATGGCTCAAGGCCGAGTTGATTCCTTTGCTCACGGATCAAGCCCGCCTTGAGGATATGGCCAGCAAGGCAAAGGAACTTGGCATTAGAAATGCTGATCGGCGGATGGCCGATCTCGTCTTGGAAGCGGTAACCGAATGA
- the ftsW gene encoding putative lipid II flippase FtsW, with protein sequence MVSTPTRSGPGRTRAGKADPAGPAAGVARASLPSRIRSGISGFWSTLEGSGKSSGGSTYYLILGASLALTAIGIIMVLSASSVEAIAAGESPYSIATKQGMFAAIGIVAMLVLSRVNVLWLKRFAWPSIILAGALLVLVLVIGKRVLGNQNWIEIGGFTFQPSEYAKFALVLWMATVLSVKAKLLDKWTHALIPVVPVSGAIVTLIVLGHDLGTSLVVMLIMAAGLFFGGVNLKLFAAAGGVAAAAALILAFTSGNRMCRITSWMGQSCAGASDIGFQSEQGLSALASGGWLGVGLGQSRQKYQWIPEAHNDFIFAVIGEELGLVGTIVVLVLFALLAVAIYRVVSHQEDLFARVLGGSIMAWMLGQAAINMAMVAGLLPVIGVPLPFISYGGSALVMSLCGVGVVLSLARAQMAPASRSKPRWRFAKTARKRT encoded by the coding sequence ATGGTCAGCACGCCCACGCGCAGCGGGCCCGGGCGGACCCGGGCCGGTAAGGCAGACCCCGCCGGACCCGCGGCAGGCGTGGCGCGGGCCTCGCTGCCGTCCCGCATCCGCTCCGGGATTTCCGGGTTTTGGTCGACTCTGGAAGGAAGCGGTAAATCGAGCGGCGGGTCAACCTACTACTTGATTCTTGGAGCTTCGCTTGCCCTGACGGCCATCGGGATCATCATGGTCCTGTCGGCGTCGAGCGTCGAAGCGATTGCGGCCGGCGAATCCCCGTACTCCATCGCCACTAAGCAGGGCATGTTCGCCGCGATCGGCATCGTTGCGATGCTGGTGCTTTCGCGGGTCAACGTCCTGTGGCTCAAGCGATTCGCATGGCCCTCGATCATTCTTGCCGGCGCCTTGCTGGTGCTGGTCCTGGTCATCGGCAAACGTGTTCTGGGCAACCAGAACTGGATCGAGATCGGCGGCTTCACCTTCCAGCCATCGGAGTACGCCAAGTTCGCGCTCGTGCTCTGGATGGCCACGGTTCTTTCCGTCAAGGCAAAGCTTCTTGACAAATGGACGCACGCGCTGATCCCGGTCGTGCCGGTCTCCGGCGCCATCGTCACCTTGATTGTCCTGGGACATGACCTCGGCACCTCGCTTGTGGTCATGCTCATCATGGCTGCGGGATTGTTTTTCGGCGGCGTCAACTTGAAGCTTTTCGCTGCGGCCGGTGGCGTTGCCGCAGCTGCTGCCCTGATCCTGGCGTTTACGAGTGGAAACCGGATGTGCCGGATCACCTCGTGGATGGGGCAGAGCTGCGCAGGGGCAAGCGACATCGGATTCCAGAGCGAACAGGGGCTCAGCGCCCTCGCTTCGGGAGGTTGGCTTGGTGTTGGACTTGGCCAGAGCCGGCAAAAATACCAGTGGATTCCCGAAGCTCACAACGACTTCATCTTCGCTGTCATCGGGGAAGAACTCGGGCTTGTGGGGACGATCGTGGTCCTGGTGCTTTTTGCCTTGCTCGCCGTGGCCATTTACCGGGTCGTCAGCCACCAGGAAGACTTGTTCGCCCGGGTGCTCGGCGGATCGATCATGGCGTGGATGCTTGGACAGGCCGCGATCAACATGGCGATGGTGGCAGGCCTGCTCCCCGTGATCGGCGTGCCGCTGCCCTTCATTTCCTATGGGGGTTCAGCGTTGGTGATGTCGCTATGCGGCGTGGGCGTAGTGTTGTCTTTGGCCCGCGCCCAAATGGCTCCCGCCAGCCGCTCCAAGCCGCGCTGGCGATTTGCGAAAACTGCACGAAAGCGTACATAG